A window of the Armatimonadota bacterium genome harbors these coding sequences:
- a CDS encoding NAD(P)-dependent oxidoreductase encodes MKLGFIGMGIMGAPMARNLLKAGFDVTVWNRTAVRCEPLRDAGATVAADLGELARTVDIIFICVSDTPDVGAVLFGPDGLANDLRCGQIVVDMSTISPAATVDFATRLADSEVAMLDAPVSGGEKGAVDGTLTIMCGGDEAVFETVKPYFQAMGRNIVHCGPTGNGQRVKAVNQVICALNILAVSEGLLLAKRAGLDLQTAFDVVSSGAAASWMLTNLGPKIIAGDWAPGFTIRLQAKDLRIALETMRELGMAPEGTALTEKLFSDAVDEYGDNGTQGLVRLLGWDDE; translated from the coding sequence ATGAAACTTGGATTCATCGGGATGGGAATCATGGGAGCCCCGATGGCCCGCAACCTGCTCAAGGCCGGATTCGATGTAACCGTCTGGAACCGCACTGCTGTCAGATGTGAGCCCCTGAGGGATGCAGGGGCCACAGTTGCGGCGGACCTGGGAGAGCTTGCGCGGACCGTGGATATCATTTTCATTTGCGTGAGTGATACGCCCGATGTTGGCGCGGTGCTGTTTGGCCCTGATGGCCTGGCAAACGACCTGCGCTGCGGGCAGATCGTGGTGGATATGAGCACGATCTCGCCTGCCGCCACTGTGGATTTCGCCACACGGCTGGCTGACAGTGAGGTGGCGATGCTGGACGCCCCAGTGTCCGGCGGCGAGAAAGGCGCGGTCGACGGCACGCTGACCATCATGTGCGGCGGCGATGAGGCGGTGTTTGAGACAGTGAAGCCGTACTTCCAAGCGATGGGCAGAAACATCGTTCACTGCGGGCCCACTGGAAACGGTCAACGGGTCAAGGCGGTGAACCAGGTGATCTGCGCCCTGAATATCCTCGCGGTGAGCGAAGGCTTGCTTCTGGCGAAACGGGCTGGTCTCGATCTCCAGACCGCATTTGATGTGGTATCCAGTGGCGCGGCGGCAAGCTGGATGCTCACCAATCTCGGGCCGAAGATAATCGCGGGGGACTGGGCACCCGGGTTCACGATCCGGTTGCAGGCCAAGGACCTGCGGATTGCGCTGGAGACCATGCGAGAGCTTGGCATGGCGCCGGAAGGGACGGCGCTGACGGAGAAACTGTTCTCGGATGCTGTCGACGAGTACGGAGACAATGGGACCCAGGGATTGGTCCGATTGCTGGGGTGGGATGATGAATAG